The Deltaproteobacteria bacterium genome includes a region encoding these proteins:
- a CDS encoding glycosyltransferase family 4 protein, which translates to MSAPGRRILLLSSDWKWTGPAEPMLELAGALRARGAAVWLACPEGPGEAERSLAGEAAARGLAPALVLAPGRAARPLADRGEGARLARFLDRHDIEVAHCWHTRDHVLALRAARARRRAGRTAVVRSWRAAGPLPGAPWTRWLLRRGADGLLVPSPRLAGALAARGGRPVAGHFGAIDLARFAPAPPDPALRRSLGLAPGQRVLGIVARVQRHRRFELLLAAAARLFERVPGARLVIVGRGTHRAELAERPAAALGIADRVVFAGYRGADYPAVLRALDLLTFLVPGSDGTCRAVLEAAACGIPAVTSRRGALPEIVADGGTGLLADEEPVALAAAWEALLCDEPRRRAFGEAARRRAEALFAPSRFADTAEGLYAAAAAQLWSRARSR; encoded by the coding sequence ATGAGCGCACCGGGCCGGCGCATCCTCCTGCTCAGCAGCGACTGGAAGTGGACCGGCCCGGCCGAGCCCATGCTCGAGCTCGCGGGCGCCCTGCGCGCGCGCGGCGCGGCGGTCTGGCTGGCCTGTCCGGAGGGACCCGGCGAGGCCGAGCGCTCGCTCGCGGGCGAGGCGGCGGCGCGCGGGCTCGCGCCGGCGCTCGTCCTCGCGCCCGGCCGCGCGGCGCGCCCGCTCGCCGACCGGGGGGAGGGCGCGCGCCTGGCCCGCTTCCTCGACCGGCACGACATCGAGGTCGCGCACTGCTGGCACACCCGCGATCACGTGCTCGCGCTGCGCGCGGCGCGCGCGCGCCGCCGGGCGGGCCGCACGGCCGTGGTGCGGAGCTGGCGCGCCGCCGGCCCGCTGCCCGGCGCGCCGTGGACGCGCTGGCTGCTCCGCCGCGGCGCGGATGGGCTGCTCGTGCCCTCGCCCCGCCTCGCCGGCGCGCTCGCGGCGCGCGGCGGCCGGCCGGTGGCGGGGCACTTCGGGGCCATCGACCTCGCGCGCTTCGCACCCGCCCCCCCCGACCCGGCGCTGCGCCGCAGCCTCGGGCTCGCCCCCGGCCAGCGCGTGCTCGGCATCGTGGCGCGCGTGCAGCGCCACCGGCGCTTCGAGCTGCTGCTCGCCGCCGCGGCGCGCCTGTTCGAGCGGGTTCCCGGGGCGCGGCTCGTGATCGTCGGCCGGGGCACCCACCGGGCGGAGCTGGCGGAGCGGCCCGCCGCGGCGCTCGGGATCGCCGATCGGGTGGTCTTCGCCGGCTACCGCGGCGCCGACTACCCGGCCGTCCTGCGCGCGCTCGACCTGCTGACCTTCCTCGTGCCCGGCTCCGACGGCACCTGCCGGGCGGTGCTGGAGGCCGCCGCCTGCGGGATCCCCGCCGTGACCTCGCGCCGCGGCGCGCTGCCCGAGATCGTGGCGGACGGCGGGACGGGGCTGCTCGCCGACGAGGAACCGGTAGCGCTCGCGGCGGCCTGGGAGGCGCTCCTGTGCGACGAGCCGCGCCGGCGCGCCTTCGGCGAAGCGGCGCGCCGGCGCGCCGAGGCGCTCTTCGCACCCTCCCGCTTCGCCGACACCGCAGAGGGTCTCTACGCCGCCGCCGCGGCTCAGCTCTGGAGCCGCGCCAGGTCGCGGTAG
- a CDS encoding DUF370 domain-containing protein — translation MIQDADSDDAVLRAPEPGAPRARLLNVGYGNLVASGRIVAIVAPGASPMRRLRREASNRGKLVDATEGRRTRSILVLDSDHVVLSAIHPETLAARLRGDGPEHEA, via the coding sequence ATGATCCAGGATGCCGACAGCGACGACGCGGTCCTGCGCGCGCCCGAGCCGGGCGCCCCGCGCGCGCGCCTGCTCAACGTCGGCTACGGCAACCTGGTGGCGAGCGGGCGCATCGTGGCGATCGTCGCGCCGGGGGCCTCGCCGATGCGCCGGCTGCGCCGGGAAGCCTCGAACCGCGGCAAGCTCGTGGACGCGACCGAGGGCCGCCGCACCCGCTCGATCCTGGTCCTCGACAGCGACCACGTCGTGCTCTCCGCGATCCACCCCGAGACGCTCGCGGCGCGCCTGCGGGGCGACGGCCCGGAGCACGAGGCGTGA
- a CDS encoding YicC family protein produces the protein MTGYGQAAFTVDGSSFEVELRSVNHRHLDVKTRLPRGLAGFEGELRAQVAEQLARGKVDLNVRATAGTAPADTVELDLAAAARYLAAARALREQHGVAGELDTATLLALPGVARVVEREPGEDALRVALRQALGAALEALVALRAGEGEALDRELRGRLERLEALVRGIEARAGDVQRVVRDRLRKRAEQLREETGLLDEARLHQELVWAADRLDVTEECVRLHSHVAQFRALLAAAGPREPAGRRLDFLLQEMGREANTIGSKGADAPIAHQVVDLKTELERIREQVQNVE, from the coding sequence ATGACGGGCTACGGGCAGGCGGCCTTCACGGTCGACGGGAGCTCCTTCGAGGTCGAGCTGCGCAGCGTGAACCACCGCCATCTCGACGTGAAGACGCGGCTGCCACGCGGGCTCGCCGGCTTCGAGGGCGAGCTGCGCGCGCAGGTCGCCGAGCAGCTCGCGCGGGGCAAGGTGGACCTGAACGTGCGGGCCACCGCCGGAACGGCTCCGGCCGACACGGTGGAGCTCGATCTCGCCGCCGCGGCCCGCTACCTGGCGGCGGCGCGCGCGCTGCGCGAGCAGCACGGCGTCGCCGGCGAGCTCGACACCGCCACCCTCCTGGCGCTGCCGGGTGTCGCCCGCGTGGTGGAGCGCGAGCCCGGCGAGGACGCGCTGCGCGTCGCGCTGCGGCAGGCGCTCGGCGCGGCGCTCGAGGCGCTGGTCGCGCTGCGTGCCGGCGAGGGCGAGGCGCTCGACCGCGAGCTGCGCGGCCGGCTCGAGCGGCTGGAGGCGCTGGTGCGCGGGATCGAGGCACGCGCCGGCGACGTGCAGCGGGTGGTGCGCGACCGGCTGCGCAAGCGCGCCGAGCAGCTCCGCGAGGAGACCGGGCTGCTCGACGAGGCGCGGCTGCACCAGGAGCTGGTGTGGGCCGCGGACCGGCTCGACGTCACCGAGGAGTGCGTGCGCCTGCACAGCCACGTGGCGCAGTTCCGGGCGCTGCTCGCCGCGGCCGGGCCGCGGGAGCCGGCCGGCCGGCGGCTCGACTTCCTGCTCCAGGAGATGGGCCGGGAAGCCAACACGATCGGCTCGAAGGGCGCGGACGCGCCGATCGCGCACCAGGTCGTCGACCTGAAGACCGAGCTCGAGCGGATCCGCGAGCAGGTCCAGAACGTCGAGTGA
- the gmk gene encoding guanylate kinase translates to MSASGSRRGLPFVVSAPSGTGKTTVCRAIVAQDPGVVFSVSHTTRPPRAGEREGVDYHFVDEAAFEELVARGAFLEHARYSGHRYGTSWAAIEAPLASGLDVLLEIETEGARQVRRRRPDACLVFLLPPSRAALERRLRGRGTDHEDEVARRLAIARGEFQAAPLFDAFVVNDALEQAVAELGAIVAAARAGGRAALPGRAGLDALRARLAPDLGDWLPA, encoded by the coding sequence GTGAGCGCGAGCGGGAGTCGTCGCGGCCTCCCGTTCGTGGTGTCGGCCCCCTCCGGGACCGGCAAGACGACGGTCTGCCGCGCGATCGTGGCGCAGGACCCCGGGGTGGTGTTCTCGGTGTCGCACACCACGCGCCCGCCGCGCGCGGGGGAGCGGGAGGGCGTCGACTACCACTTCGTCGACGAGGCGGCCTTCGAGGAGCTGGTCGCCAGGGGAGCCTTCCTCGAGCACGCGCGCTACAGCGGCCATCGCTACGGCACCTCGTGGGCGGCGATCGAGGCGCCGCTCGCCAGCGGCCTCGACGTGCTGCTCGAGATCGAGACCGAGGGCGCGCGCCAGGTGCGCCGGCGCCGGCCCGACGCCTGCCTGGTGTTCCTGCTGCCGCCCTCGCGGGCCGCGCTCGAGCGGCGCCTGCGCGGGCGCGGCACCGATCACGAGGACGAGGTGGCGCGGCGCCTCGCGATCGCGCGCGGCGAGTTCCAGGCGGCGCCGCTCTTCGACGCCTTCGTCGTCAACGACGCGCTCGAGCAGGCGGTCGCGGAGCTCGGCGCGATCGTGGCCGCGGCCCGGGCCGGCGGGCGCGCGGCGCTGCCCGGGCGCGCCGGCCTCGACGCGCTGCGCGCACGCCTCGCCCCGGACCTCGGCGACTGGCTGCCGGCCTGA
- the purM gene encoding phosphoribosylformylglycinamidine cyclo-ligase: MSPPGAHDDETRGGSAPAYARAGVDLDHDEGFVSDIAKIARTTFRPEVLSGIGGFAGLFKTPDRYREPLLVASADGVGTKLALAARLGRYDTVGIDCVAMVVNDLVVQGAEPLVFLDYVAMGRLDKKIAEDALRGIAEGCRRAGCALLGGETATMPGMYGEGEIELVGFGVGVVERDRVIDGSTISDGDALIGIGSNGLHSNGFSLVRSIVEEGLATGRIDLLAQNEELNGSLAGALLAPTRIYVKPVLNLVRDFEVKGLVHVTGGGFPGNLPRVLPKGVRARVDLGSWPRPPIFDWLQQLAELPEGEMLRVFNCGIGMVAVVPALQSHDVLERLQGLGERAYLIGAVERRKPDEPDDPSIRFVRPRRAG, translated from the coding sequence GTGTCCCCTCCCGGCGCCCACGACGACGAGACCCGCGGCGGGAGCGCCCCGGCCTACGCCCGCGCCGGCGTCGACCTCGACCACGACGAGGGCTTCGTCTCCGACATCGCGAAGATCGCGCGCACCACCTTCCGGCCCGAGGTGCTCTCCGGGATCGGCGGCTTCGCGGGCCTGTTCAAGACCCCGGACCGCTACCGCGAGCCGCTGCTCGTGGCCAGCGCCGACGGCGTGGGCACCAAGCTCGCGCTGGCGGCCCGGCTCGGCCGCTACGACACGGTCGGGATCGATTGCGTGGCGATGGTCGTGAACGACCTGGTCGTGCAGGGCGCCGAGCCGCTCGTGTTCCTCGACTACGTGGCGATGGGGCGGCTCGACAAGAAGATCGCCGAGGACGCCCTGCGCGGGATCGCCGAGGGCTGCCGCCGCGCGGGCTGCGCGCTGCTCGGCGGCGAGACCGCGACGATGCCCGGCATGTACGGCGAGGGCGAGATCGAGCTGGTCGGCTTCGGCGTGGGCGTCGTGGAGCGCGACCGGGTGATCGACGGCTCGACGATCAGCGACGGCGACGCGCTGATCGGGATCGGCTCGAACGGCCTGCACAGCAACGGCTTCTCGCTGGTGCGGAGCATCGTCGAGGAGGGCCTGGCCACCGGCCGGATCGACCTGCTCGCGCAGAACGAAGAGCTCAACGGCTCGCTGGCCGGTGCGCTGCTCGCGCCGACCCGGATCTACGTGAAGCCGGTCCTGAACCTGGTGCGCGACTTCGAGGTGAAGGGCCTCGTGCACGTGACGGGGGGCGGCTTCCCGGGCAACCTGCCGCGCGTGCTGCCCAAGGGCGTGCGCGCGCGGGTCGACCTGGGCTCCTGGCCGCGCCCGCCGATCTTCGACTGGCTCCAGCAGCTCGCCGAGCTGCCGGAGGGCGAGATGCTGCGGGTCTTCAACTGCGGCATCGGGATGGTCGCGGTGGTGCCCGCCCTGCAGAGCCACGACGTCCTCGAGCGGCTCCAGGGGCTCGGTGAGCGCGCCTACCTGATCGGCGCGGTCGAGCGGCGCAAGCCCGACGAGCCCGACGACCCCTCGATCCGCTTCGTCCGGCCGCGGCGCGCGGGCTGA
- a CDS encoding ABC transporter ATP-binding protein: MTRSPLLRLVGYARPYALVLLAGVLCAGLYSSARMGRTWLIKPLIDDVLPAAGTAPAAAPPTLSWPGLEHLVTRALPGALRSDPVPAPSGPAPAPLGFSDRLLGLLLAGVLIALVLPVAHFGADYLTEWALGRVLIDVQRQMAEKLLRLPLAAHHALRRGDALTRTLNDALLAHQALRILLGDVVEALLFVVASVGTLLLISWQLTLLVLALAPALVGAVALFGRRIRRTARRRQETTGEVVQRLVQILAGIKVIKAFRAERFEADSFGRENERLFRRSMRVVRNRVGSRSTVEAVTNAVGLLVLGLGTWLALQQAWGLTTGSLAAFGAVMITAQRTIRDLTKAWTQLQDALPSAERFFELLDRPGDPPDPPDAVRIDGLRQGLRATKLRFSYGREPVLRDVSLEIRAGEMVALVGRTGAGKTTLADLLLRLHDPDSGSIELDGVDLRRIARDSLAAQVAVVTQDPLLFAGTVRDNIRFGRPAASDAEVEAAGRAAHVDEFVAALPEGWDTPVGEAGAKLSGGQRQRVAIARALLRDPALLIFDEATSALDAHSERLVQDAVERLMQGRTVVVIAHRLSTVRHADRIVVLEDGMVSRIGTHEELLAEPGLYRDLARLQS; the protein is encoded by the coding sequence ATGACCCGATCGCCGCTGCTCCGGCTCGTGGGCTACGCGCGCCCCTATGCGCTCGTGCTGCTGGCCGGCGTGCTCTGCGCGGGCCTCTACTCGAGCGCCCGCATGGGGCGCACCTGGCTGATCAAGCCGCTGATCGACGACGTCCTGCCGGCGGCGGGCACCGCGCCCGCCGCCGCGCCTCCGACCCTGTCGTGGCCGGGCCTCGAGCACCTGGTCACGCGCGCGCTGCCGGGCGCGCTGCGCAGCGACCCGGTCCCTGCCCCGTCCGGGCCGGCGCCGGCCCCGCTCGGCTTCTCCGACCGCCTCCTCGGCCTGCTCCTCGCCGGCGTCCTGATCGCGCTCGTGCTGCCGGTTGCCCACTTCGGCGCGGACTACCTCACCGAATGGGCGCTCGGGCGGGTCCTGATCGACGTCCAGCGCCAGATGGCCGAGAAGCTCCTGCGGCTCCCGCTCGCCGCGCACCACGCGCTGCGCCGCGGCGACGCCCTCACCCGCACCCTCAACGACGCGCTGCTCGCGCACCAGGCCCTGCGCATCCTGCTCGGCGACGTGGTCGAGGCGCTGCTCTTCGTCGTGGCCAGCGTGGGCACCCTGCTCCTGATCTCCTGGCAGCTCACGCTCCTGGTGCTGGCGCTCGCGCCCGCGCTGGTCGGCGCGGTGGCGCTCTTCGGGCGCCGGATCCGGCGCACGGCACGGCGCCGGCAGGAGACGACCGGCGAGGTGGTCCAGCGCCTCGTGCAGATCCTGGCCGGCATCAAGGTGATCAAGGCCTTCCGCGCCGAGCGCTTCGAGGCCGACAGCTTCGGCCGCGAGAACGAGCGGCTGTTCCGCCGCAGCATGCGCGTCGTACGCAACCGGGTCGGCTCGCGCAGCACGGTCGAGGCGGTCACCAACGCCGTCGGCCTGCTGGTGCTCGGCCTCGGCACCTGGCTCGCGCTGCAGCAGGCCTGGGGGCTCACGACCGGCTCGCTCGCGGCCTTCGGCGCGGTGATGATCACCGCGCAGCGGACGATCCGGGACCTCACCAAGGCGTGGACGCAGCTCCAGGACGCGCTGCCCTCCGCCGAGCGCTTCTTCGAGCTGCTCGACCGCCCGGGCGACCCTCCCGACCCGCCCGACGCCGTCCGCATCGACGGCCTGCGCCAGGGCCTGCGCGCCACGAAGCTGCGCTTCTCCTACGGCCGCGAGCCGGTGCTGCGCGACGTGTCGCTCGAGATCCGCGCCGGCGAGATGGTGGCGCTGGTCGGCCGCACCGGCGCGGGCAAGACCACGCTCGCCGACCTGCTGCTGCGGCTCCACGACCCCGACTCCGGCTCGATCGAGCTCGACGGCGTCGACCTGCGGCGCATCGCGCGCGACTCGCTGGCGGCCCAGGTGGCGGTGGTCACCCAGGACCCGCTGCTCTTTGCCGGCACGGTCCGCGACAACATCCGCTTCGGCCGGCCCGCCGCGAGCGACGCCGAGGTGGAGGCGGCCGGCCGCGCCGCCCACGTCGACGAGTTCGTGGCCGCGCTGCCCGAGGGCTGGGACACGCCGGTGGGCGAGGCCGGCGCGAAGCTCTCGGGCGGGCAGCGACAGCGCGTGGCGATCGCGCGCGCGCTCCTGCGCGACCCCGCGCTGCTGATCTTCGACGAGGCCACGAGCGCCCTCGACGCCCACAGCGAGCGGCTGGTCCAGGACGCCGTGGAGCGGCTCATGCAGGGCCGCACCGTCGTCGTGATCGCACACCGGCTCTCGACGGTGCGCCACGCCGACCGCATCGTCGTCCTCGAGGACGGCATGGTCTCGCGGATCGGCACCCACGAGGAGCTGCTCGCCGAGCCGGGCCTCTACCGCGACCTGGCGCGGCTCCAGAGCTGA
- a CDS encoding bifunctional (p)ppGpp synthetase/guanosine-3',5'-bis(diphosphate) 3'-pyrophosphohydrolase, which produces MLRFNDIADKVLENQPDADLALLQRAYVFAAKVHEGQQRLSGEPYLVHPLEVAGILADMRLDEASVAAGLLHDTLEDTLTTLPELRRLFGDEVAVLVEGLTKIAKIEFTSARERQAENFRKMLIAMSKDIRILLIKLADRLHNMRTLEHMDEDARRRIAQETLDIYAPLAHRLGVDWMRRELVDLAFRTLKPAAAHELEAQIQSGRQERSRFVEEVSGLLSAKLAEAGLHAEVTGREKELASIHAKMEAQRVGIDQIHDVIAFRTILDGPEAAVYQALGVVHALWRPVPGRFKDYVALAKPNGYQSLHTAVIGPSGQRMEVQIRTREMHRNAEFGIAAHWRYKEGGADGRRSDDQKFAWLRQLVERQQELSDPHEFLDTVKVDLFPDEVFVFTPQGDVINLPRGATPVDFAYAIHSQVGERCAGARVNGKLVALRHELRDGDTVEILTSEAQQPRKDWLEFVVSGKARQRIRHATRVAEQARSRELGREMLDKELRRGGLSLARALEDGRLAALAQAELSGAPDDLFSAVGYGRIAAAQVLARLRGDAPPAPPEPERPKRRGLFRRERASTSKSGIRVDGQPDVLVRFAGCCNPLPGDDVVGFVTRGRGVTVHARDCAAAFTQDPDRRIDVEWESKTAIPRQIKVRVVSVDRPGVLARITKSIAGTGVNIGGARVATSDDRTAIHDFDLWVTDLRSLTTVMKEIERVRGVLTVERVRG; this is translated from the coding sequence ATGCTCCGCTTCAACGACATCGCCGACAAGGTCCTCGAGAACCAGCCCGACGCCGACCTGGCGCTGCTCCAGCGCGCCTACGTGTTCGCCGCCAAGGTCCACGAGGGCCAGCAGCGGCTGTCCGGCGAGCCCTATCTGGTCCACCCGCTGGAGGTGGCCGGCATCCTCGCCGACATGCGGCTCGACGAGGCCAGCGTCGCCGCGGGCCTCCTGCACGACACGCTCGAGGACACCCTCACCACGCTGCCCGAGCTCCGGCGTCTCTTCGGTGACGAGGTGGCGGTGCTCGTCGAGGGGCTCACGAAGATCGCGAAGATCGAGTTCACCTCGGCGCGCGAACGGCAGGCCGAGAACTTCCGCAAGATGCTGATCGCGATGAGCAAGGACATCCGGATCCTGCTCATCAAGCTCGCCGACCGGCTCCACAACATGCGCACGCTCGAGCACATGGACGAGGACGCGCGGCGCCGGATCGCCCAGGAGACGCTCGACATCTACGCGCCGCTGGCGCACCGGCTCGGGGTCGACTGGATGCGCCGCGAGCTCGTGGACCTGGCCTTCCGCACGCTCAAGCCCGCCGCGGCCCACGAGCTCGAGGCGCAGATCCAGTCCGGCCGGCAGGAACGCAGCCGCTTCGTGGAGGAGGTGAGCGGCCTGCTCTCCGCGAAGCTCGCCGAGGCCGGTCTGCACGCGGAGGTGACCGGCCGCGAGAAGGAGCTCGCCTCGATCCACGCGAAGATGGAGGCGCAGCGCGTCGGGATCGACCAGATCCACGACGTGATCGCCTTCCGCACCATCCTCGACGGGCCCGAAGCGGCGGTCTACCAGGCCCTCGGGGTCGTGCACGCGCTCTGGCGCCCCGTGCCGGGACGCTTCAAGGACTACGTCGCGCTCGCCAAGCCCAACGGCTACCAGAGCCTGCACACGGCCGTGATCGGTCCTTCCGGCCAGCGCATGGAGGTGCAGATCCGCACCCGCGAGATGCACCGCAACGCCGAGTTCGGGATCGCGGCCCACTGGCGCTACAAGGAGGGCGGCGCCGACGGCCGCCGTTCGGACGACCAGAAGTTCGCCTGGCTGCGCCAGCTCGTGGAGCGCCAGCAGGAGCTCTCGGACCCCCACGAGTTCCTGGACACCGTGAAGGTGGACCTGTTCCCGGACGAGGTCTTCGTCTTCACGCCCCAGGGCGACGTGATCAACCTGCCGCGCGGTGCGACACCGGTCGACTTCGCCTACGCGATCCACAGCCAGGTGGGGGAGCGCTGCGCGGGTGCGCGCGTGAACGGGAAGCTGGTGGCGCTGCGCCACGAGCTGCGCGACGGCGACACCGTCGAGATCCTGACCAGCGAGGCCCAGCAGCCGCGCAAGGACTGGCTCGAGTTCGTGGTGTCGGGCAAGGCACGCCAGCGCATCCGCCATGCGACCCGGGTGGCCGAGCAGGCACGCAGCCGTGAGCTCGGCCGCGAGATGCTCGACAAGGAGCTGCGTCGCGGCGGCCTCTCGCTCGCACGCGCGCTCGAGGACGGCCGACTCGCCGCGCTGGCCCAGGCCGAGCTCTCGGGCGCGCCCGACGACCTGTTCTCCGCGGTCGGCTACGGCCGGATCGCCGCGGCCCAGGTGCTGGCCAGGCTGCGCGGCGACGCGCCGCCGGCGCCGCCCGAGCCCGAGCGCCCGAAACGGCGCGGGCTCTTCCGCCGCGAGCGCGCGTCCACCTCGAAGAGCGGGATCCGGGTCGACGGCCAGCCGGACGTGCTGGTGCGCTTCGCCGGCTGCTGCAACCCGCTGCCGGGCGACGACGTGGTCGGCTTCGTCACGCGCGGCCGGGGCGTCACGGTCCATGCCCGCGACTGCGCCGCCGCCTTCACCCAGGACCCCGACCGGCGCATCGACGTCGAGTGGGAGAGCAAGACCGCGATCCCGCGCCAGATCAAGGTGCGCGTGGTGTCCGTGGACCGCCCGGGCGTCCTGGCCCGGATCACGAAGTCGATCGCCGGCACCGGCGTCAACATCGGCGGCGCCCGGGTGGCCACCAGCGACGATCGGACCGCGATCCACGACTTCGACCTGTGGGTGACCGACCTGCGCTCGCTCACCACGGTGATGAAGGAGATCGAACGCGTGCGCGGCGTGCTCACCGTGGAGCGGGTCCGCGGGTGA
- the rfaE1 gene encoding D-glycero-beta-D-manno-heptose-7-phosphate kinase, protein MRPARLELRRLEKLLDGFRHVRLLVVGDVVLDEYLWGEVERVSPEAPVPVVHVRRESMVLGGAGNVVRNAVALGASCDFCAAIGDDRAGDRVLELLGELGVDPAGIVRVPDRPTTRKTRVVARSQQVVRFDRETSEAVPPGLARTLLAAVDAALPQAHGVVLEDYGKGLLAPRLLRAAMRRFEAAGVPVSVDPKADLAAYRGATLVKPNLREMEALAGARIQTRDELARAAERLRRRLGGAALAVTRGAAGMTLFGDDIEGVDVPTPAREVFDVQGAGDTAIAVLALALRAGGSLLEAAVLANTAAGVVVGKIGTATASPDEVRERLPAALAAVQGELA, encoded by the coding sequence ATGAGGCCCGCCCGCCTCGAGCTGCGCCGGCTGGAGAAGCTCCTCGACGGCTTCCGCCACGTCCGCCTGCTCGTGGTGGGGGACGTGGTGCTCGACGAGTACCTGTGGGGCGAGGTCGAGCGGGTGAGCCCGGAGGCGCCGGTGCCGGTCGTGCACGTGCGCCGCGAGTCGATGGTGCTGGGCGGGGCGGGCAACGTGGTGCGCAACGCGGTGGCGCTCGGGGCGTCCTGCGACTTCTGCGCGGCGATCGGTGACGATCGCGCCGGCGATCGGGTGCTCGAGCTGCTCGGCGAGCTGGGCGTCGATCCGGCCGGGATCGTCCGCGTCCCCGACCGGCCGACCACGCGCAAGACGCGGGTGGTGGCGCGCTCGCAGCAGGTCGTGCGCTTCGACCGCGAGACCAGCGAGGCGGTGCCGCCGGGGCTGGCCCGGACGCTGCTGGCCGCCGTCGACGCCGCCCTCCCGCAGGCCCACGGCGTCGTGCTCGAGGACTACGGCAAGGGGCTCCTGGCGCCGCGCCTGCTGCGCGCCGCGATGCGCCGCTTCGAGGCGGCAGGGGTGCCGGTGTCGGTGGACCCGAAGGCCGACCTCGCGGCCTACCGCGGCGCCACGCTGGTCAAGCCGAACCTGCGCGAGATGGAGGCGCTGGCGGGCGCCCGCATCCAGACCCGCGACGAGCTGGCGCGGGCCGCCGAGCGGCTGCGCCGGCGGCTCGGTGGCGCGGCGCTGGCGGTCACGCGCGGGGCCGCCGGCATGACCCTGTTCGGGGACGACATCGAGGGCGTGGACGTGCCCACGCCGGCGCGCGAGGTCTTCGACGTGCAGGGGGCGGGCGACACCGCGATCGCGGTGCTGGCGCTGGCGCTGCGGGCCGGCGGCTCGCTGCTCGAGGCGGCGGTGCTCGCCAACACGGCGGCCGGGGTCGTGGTCGGCAAGATCGGAACGGCGACGGCGAGCCCCGACGAGGTCCGCGAGCGGCTGCCGGCGGCGCTCGCGGCGGTGCAGGGCGAGCTCGCGTGA
- a CDS encoding glycosyltransferase family 2 protein, giving the protein MTRVSAVVICRDEADRIAACLESVAWCDEIVVVDSGSRDGTVEIARKLAGRVLVREWPGYVAQKNFALEQAGGDWVLCLDADERCTPALREAIRTALAGDPPLAGYAVRRHAFHLGRWIDHGGWYPDWKLRLVRRGRARWGGIDPHDKLFADGPVGRLDADLEHHTYRDFADHLRTVQRFSDVVAGEWVKQGRRFSPWRAVLHPPVKFVECWLWKQGFRDGWPGFVIAATSAFYVLAKHVKLWEKTRRR; this is encoded by the coding sequence GTGACACGCGTCTCGGCCGTCGTGATCTGCCGCGACGAGGCGGATCGCATCGCCGCCTGCCTCGAGAGCGTCGCCTGGTGCGACGAGATCGTGGTGGTCGACTCGGGCAGCAGGGACGGGACCGTCGAGATCGCGCGCAAGCTCGCCGGTCGGGTGCTCGTGCGCGAGTGGCCCGGCTACGTGGCCCAGAAGAACTTCGCGCTCGAGCAGGCGGGCGGCGACTGGGTGCTGTGCCTCGATGCCGACGAGCGCTGCACGCCGGCGCTGCGCGAGGCGATCCGGACGGCGCTGGCGGGCGACCCGCCGCTTGCCGGCTACGCCGTGCGGCGGCATGCCTTCCACCTGGGCCGCTGGATCGACCACGGCGGCTGGTATCCCGATTGGAAGCTGCGCCTCGTGCGGCGCGGGCGCGCGCGCTGGGGCGGCATCGACCCCCACGACAAGCTCTTCGCCGACGGCCCGGTGGGGCGCCTCGACGCGGACCTCGAGCACCACACCTATCGCGATTTCGCGGACCACCTGCGCACCGTGCAGCGCTTCTCCGACGTGGTTGCCGGCGAGTGGGTGAAGCAGGGCCGGCGCTTCTCGCCCTGGCGCGCCGTCCTGCACCCGCCGGTCAAGTTCGTCGAGTGCTGGCTCTGGAAGCAGGGCTTCCGCGACGGCTGGCCGGGCTTCGTGATCGCCGCCACCTCGGCCTTCTACGTGCTCGCGAAGCACGTGAAGCTGTGGGAGAAGACGCGGCGCCGATGA